One genomic region from Arthrobacter sp. YN encodes:
- a CDS encoding PhoX family protein encodes MSETTGRTFPLLPMLGHTKGKRSAVTCALKCDNACSGDVCNTSANGYFRDIASTAMSRRAALGLGAAGALAIVLGGAVTGVDTAVADPGNGLSDAAKKGFDKSKLKFTAIKPVDAAVDAFTVPEGFDWKPVIRWGDPLFADSPAFDLNAQTAAAQARQFGYNNDYTDILPIPGSKDRRAVLFSNHEYTNENIMLPEGFDPKEARAIGRAGHGLAVVELERKNKNKPWNYVQGAPLNRRFLTDTVYELTGAAAGTNLVKTIDDPAGRWIKGTLGNCAGGTTPWGTILSGEENFNGYFAAPGTSDGDKRYGISAKPTTRQWELDEPRFDTRNPGYANETNRFGWIVEVDPFDPTSTPKKHSAMGRFKHEGANVIVAPSGKVVAYMGDDERFDYLYKFVSKGKYQAGDSREARKNNMNLLSEGDLFVAKFTGDSPADIDGTGKLPADGAFDGTGEWLPLVVNGTSAVPGMTVPEVLVYTRLAADKVGPTKMDRCEDVEPNPRTGKVYVACTNNTDRGKPGKEGATEVNPRTLNRDGHVVEITEGREQTGTKFNWNLLLVAGDPAKNTSTYFSGFPADKVSPISCPDNVAFDSVGNLWISTDGAPGTIGYADGLFKVTLEGPERGKVEQFLAVPRDAETCGPIIHDEERTVFVAVQHPGEDGSFAAQNSFFPDYVPAGATPAAGAARAPRPSVVQVFRK; translated from the coding sequence ATGTCTGAAACCACCGGACGCACGTTTCCGCTGCTCCCCATGCTCGGCCACACCAAGGGCAAGCGCAGTGCGGTTACCTGTGCTTTGAAGTGCGACAACGCCTGCTCTGGCGATGTCTGCAACACGAGCGCCAACGGCTACTTCCGCGACATCGCATCAACAGCCATGTCCCGCCGTGCCGCCCTGGGCCTCGGTGCCGCAGGGGCGCTCGCCATCGTGCTCGGTGGTGCCGTGACCGGTGTCGACACCGCCGTGGCCGACCCTGGAAACGGACTCTCCGATGCTGCCAAGAAGGGCTTCGACAAGTCCAAGCTCAAGTTCACCGCCATCAAGCCGGTAGACGCAGCGGTGGATGCCTTCACCGTGCCTGAGGGCTTTGACTGGAAGCCGGTCATCCGCTGGGGCGACCCCCTCTTTGCCGACTCGCCTGCCTTCGACCTCAACGCGCAGACTGCCGCAGCCCAGGCCCGCCAGTTCGGGTACAACAACGACTACACGGACATCCTGCCTATCCCGGGTTCCAAGGATCGCCGTGCCGTGCTCTTCAGCAACCACGAGTACACCAACGAGAACATCATGCTGCCCGAGGGCTTCGACCCCAAAGAGGCACGTGCCATCGGACGCGCCGGGCATGGCCTTGCCGTGGTGGAGCTCGAACGCAAGAACAAGAACAAGCCGTGGAACTACGTTCAGGGAGCACCCCTGAACCGTCGCTTCCTCACGGACACTGTCTACGAACTGACGGGCGCCGCGGCCGGTACCAACCTGGTCAAGACGATCGATGACCCGGCAGGCCGCTGGATCAAGGGCACGCTGGGCAACTGCGCCGGTGGAACCACCCCCTGGGGAACCATCCTCTCCGGCGAAGAAAACTTCAACGGTTACTTCGCTGCCCCGGGGACCAGCGATGGCGACAAGCGCTATGGAATTTCGGCGAAGCCGACCACCCGCCAGTGGGAACTCGACGAGCCGCGCTTCGACACCCGCAACCCGGGCTACGCCAATGAGACCAACCGCTTCGGCTGGATTGTTGAAGTTGACCCGTTCGACCCCACCTCCACTCCCAAGAAGCACTCCGCGATGGGCCGGTTCAAGCACGAAGGCGCCAACGTCATTGTTGCCCCGTCCGGCAAGGTAGTGGCCTACATGGGCGACGACGAGCGCTTCGACTACCTCTACAAGTTCGTCTCCAAGGGCAAGTACCAGGCCGGGGACTCCCGCGAGGCCCGCAAGAACAATATGAACCTGCTCTCCGAAGGTGACCTCTTCGTTGCCAAGTTCACGGGCGATTCGCCTGCCGACATCGACGGCACCGGCAAGCTTCCTGCCGATGGCGCCTTCGACGGCACCGGCGAATGGCTGCCCCTGGTAGTCAACGGCACCTCCGCAGTTCCCGGCATGACCGTCCCGGAGGTCCTGGTCTACACCCGCCTGGCCGCCGACAAGGTTGGGCCTACCAAGATGGACCGTTGCGAAGATGTTGAGCCCAACCCGCGTACCGGCAAGGTCTACGTGGCCTGCACCAACAACACGGACCGCGGCAAGCCGGGCAAGGAAGGCGCTACGGAGGTCAACCCGCGCACCCTCAACCGTGACGGCCACGTCGTGGAAATCACCGAGGGCCGCGAGCAGACAGGCACCAAGTTCAATTGGAACCTCCTGCTGGTGGCCGGTGACCCCGCCAAGAACACCTCCACGTACTTCTCCGGCTTCCCGGCGGACAAGGTCTCGCCGATCTCCTGCCCGGACAACGTAGCCTTCGACTCCGTGGGCAACCTCTGGATCTCCACCGACGGCGCCCCCGGCACCATTGGCTACGCCGATGGCCTGTTCAAGGTCACCCTCGAGGGACCGGAACGCGGCAAGGTTGAGCAGTTCCTTGCTGTTCCCCGCGACGCTGAAACCTGTGGTCCGATCATCCACGACGAAGAGCGCACAGTGTTCGTCGCCGTCCAGCACCCCGGTGAGGATGGCTCGTTCGCGGCGCAGAACTCCTTCTTCCCGGACTACGTCCCGGCCGGAGCTACCCCGGCGGCGGGCGCGGCGCGGGCCCCCCGCCCCTCGGTGGTGCAGGTCTTCCGTAAGTAG
- a CDS encoding o-succinylbenzoate synthase, producing MPALPSLEELLDSAYVVSLPMRVKFRGITERETLLLRGPVGWGEFCPFPEYDDDESSRWLAAALEAGWLGFPPQLRDTIPVNATVPAVPAERVPEVLARFGRVDAVKIKVAERGQSLRDDVARVNAVRETLPDAAIRVDANGGWDVEQAVKALGKLSAVGLEYAEQPVPTIEGLAEVRRRLSDAGMPVLIAADESVRKEDDPLRVARAGAADLIVVKVAPLGGVRRALDIVHQAGLPAVVSSALDTSVGIRAGLALAAALPSLPYACGLGTVSLFASDITLDPLVADDGAIHVREAVADPGLLEHYAAPAERRDWWLDRLRRVHAVLAGNQHPLFTVS from the coding sequence ATGCCTGCGCTTCCATCTCTTGAAGAACTTCTCGATTCGGCCTATGTGGTCTCTCTCCCCATGCGCGTGAAGTTCCGTGGCATCACGGAGCGCGAGACGCTCCTCTTGCGCGGGCCCGTGGGCTGGGGCGAGTTCTGTCCCTTCCCCGAATACGACGACGACGAATCCTCCCGCTGGCTGGCCGCCGCCCTCGAAGCTGGCTGGCTTGGGTTCCCCCCTCAGCTCAGGGACACCATCCCGGTCAATGCGACGGTTCCCGCCGTTCCTGCAGAGCGCGTCCCGGAGGTGCTGGCACGCTTCGGACGGGTGGACGCGGTCAAGATCAAAGTTGCCGAGCGCGGGCAGTCGTTGAGGGACGACGTTGCGCGGGTAAACGCAGTACGTGAAACTTTGCCGGATGCCGCCATCCGCGTGGATGCCAACGGGGGATGGGACGTAGAGCAGGCAGTGAAGGCCCTGGGCAAGCTCTCGGCTGTCGGCCTTGAGTACGCTGAGCAGCCCGTTCCAACCATTGAGGGCCTGGCCGAGGTCCGTCGTCGGCTCTCTGACGCTGGGATGCCGGTCCTCATCGCTGCTGACGAGAGCGTACGCAAGGAAGACGATCCCCTTCGGGTAGCCAGAGCCGGCGCCGCGGACCTCATCGTGGTCAAGGTCGCTCCACTCGGGGGAGTCCGGCGGGCCCTGGACATCGTGCACCAAGCCGGGCTGCCCGCCGTCGTCAGTTCCGCGCTGGATACCTCTGTGGGCATCCGCGCCGGACTCGCGCTCGCAGCCGCGTTGCCCTCACTTCCCTACGCCTGCGGACTTGGCACCGTATCGCTGTTTGCCTCGGACATTACGCTGGACCCCTTGGTGGCCGACGACGGCGCCATCCACGTCCGCGAGGCTGTCGCCGATCCCGGCCTGCTTGAGCATTACGCGGCCCCGGCGGAACGCAGGGACTGGTGGCTGGACCGGCTTCGCAGGGTGCATGCCGTCCTGGCGGGAAACCAGCATCCTTTGTTCACCGTTTCTTAA
- a CDS encoding DUF2510 domain-containing protein, translated as MTQSTPGSTTPPGWYPDPSDPRLVRWWDGHASTAHQAPRQAPQQVQYQPVFKAPRTPISEQTPVYNPFIWAITLLPLVSVVFMLTWQPEFRVITTRQGVTTLDPFSIYTPGYFLLMASSLVIYGLSVFFAYLDYQRLARSGVVRPFHWAWTFLNSAVYVIGRSVIVNKAAPKRGLLPVWITIAVFVISMVVAGIWTSNMMQTMMSSFGSSLTT; from the coding sequence ATGACTCAATCAACGCCCGGTTCCACGACGCCTCCCGGCTGGTACCCGGACCCTTCGGACCCCCGACTGGTCCGGTGGTGGGACGGCCACGCCTCGACAGCCCACCAGGCTCCCCGGCAAGCTCCGCAGCAGGTGCAGTACCAGCCGGTTTTCAAGGCTCCGCGAACCCCGATCAGCGAGCAGACACCGGTCTACAACCCTTTCATTTGGGCCATCACGTTGCTGCCGTTGGTCTCGGTAGTGTTCATGCTCACCTGGCAGCCGGAGTTCCGCGTCATCACCACGCGTCAAGGCGTCACCACCCTTGACCCCTTCTCGATCTATACGCCGGGGTACTTCCTGCTGATGGCATCGAGCCTGGTGATCTATGGCCTTTCGGTGTTCTTCGCGTACCTGGACTATCAGCGGTTGGCGAGGTCCGGCGTCGTACGTCCCTTCCACTGGGCCTGGACGTTCCTGAACTCGGCGGTCTACGTCATTGGCCGTTCGGTGATCGTCAACAAAGCGGCGCCCAAACGCGGACTGTTGCCGGTGTGGATCACCATCGCCGTCTTTGTGATCAGCATGGTGGTGGCCGGCATTTGGACCTCCAACATGATGCAGACCATGATGTCGTCCTTCGGTTCGTCCCTCACCACGTAG
- a CDS encoding LacI family DNA-binding transcriptional regulator, translated as MNRKATALDVAKRAGVSRSAVSLVLNGRGDGNVAKESQDRIRAAALELNYSPNAIALSLRNQRSRVIGILSDEVVVSPFDGNIIGGADDIARSRGFVTVVMDTERDSARDAGAIETLLDRQVDGLMYVTVGLKPIDVPQGMLRIPSVLANCYDALPQPQLHHVIPDELTGGREAAEHLLQLGHRNIALLAGDEDSPAAPLRVQGYRDAHAAANVPLRSDRIFMAGWDIDAGYRGAMKLLDGVSPAERPTAIMCANDRLAVGVTLAAARLGLSVPGDLSVMGYDDETRIADTMVPALTTMALPLREIGRAAMTTLLDAIEGTNTTEKGTTVETMVPCRLVIRESTGPAPTR; from the coding sequence ATGAACCGCAAGGCCACTGCGTTGGATGTCGCCAAACGTGCGGGCGTGTCCAGAAGCGCGGTCTCGCTGGTCCTGAACGGCCGCGGTGATGGGAATGTGGCCAAGGAGAGCCAGGACCGGATCCGGGCGGCGGCGCTGGAGCTGAACTACTCCCCCAACGCGATCGCACTCAGCCTGCGAAACCAGCGTTCACGGGTTATTGGCATCCTGTCCGATGAGGTGGTGGTCAGCCCGTTCGACGGCAACATCATCGGCGGCGCAGATGACATCGCCCGCAGCCGCGGCTTTGTCACGGTTGTCATGGACACCGAGCGGGATAGCGCCCGGGATGCCGGCGCCATTGAGACCCTCCTGGACCGGCAAGTGGATGGGCTCATGTACGTCACTGTCGGCTTGAAACCGATCGACGTTCCGCAGGGCATGCTCCGCATTCCGTCCGTGTTGGCCAACTGCTACGACGCCCTCCCCCAGCCGCAGCTGCACCACGTTATTCCGGATGAGCTCACCGGCGGCCGCGAAGCTGCCGAGCACCTGCTGCAGCTGGGTCACCGGAACATCGCACTGCTGGCAGGAGACGAAGACTCACCGGCCGCGCCACTCCGCGTTCAGGGGTACCGGGATGCGCATGCAGCGGCCAACGTTCCGCTGCGGAGCGACCGGATCTTCATGGCCGGTTGGGATATTGATGCCGGCTACCGCGGCGCCATGAAACTGCTCGACGGAGTGTCCCCGGCTGAACGTCCAACGGCCATCATGTGCGCGAACGACCGCCTGGCCGTCGGGGTGACGCTTGCGGCTGCACGGCTTGGGCTCAGCGTTCCCGGGGACCTGTCCGTGATGGGCTACGACGACGAGACCCGGATCGCGGACACCATGGTCCCGGCACTGACCACCATGGCGTTGCCGTTGCGGGAGATCGGCCGCGCCGCGATGACCACGCTGCTGGACGCCATCGAGGGAACCAACACCACAGAAAAGGGGACCACCGTGGAAACGATGGTCCCCTGCCGCCTTGTCATCCGGGAATCGACCGGCCCCGCGCCCACACGCTGA
- a CDS encoding glycoside hydrolase family 32 protein — translation MTDLALSSSLAMAATHPDPAFPRFHPRPAQGWINDPNGISYINGRYHVFFQYNPSSARHSQINWGHVSSGDLVRWEEHPVALSPQAGGPDSAGCWTGVVTSDGGVPTAAYSGIKDHGGHSQVVIARGSADLVTWEQDGHVAASMPEDPLVTAVRDPFIFRFNGARYAMQGAGLSDGRAALLLYTVESLDDWKYQGIWLTTADPVAAVHTPAEIWECPQLVEVPLSSGGSTWVMMFSLWLSGDDHEHANGVGYLTGSLSADPVTGLPVFAPASGGKADLGRDFYAPQIVQLAYSAGSAAAPAALLWGWANEGPGRDGRRGRTQEEIDDAGWSGVLTHPRVLSVVDGALAVTPAPEVEAYRGAAVAEGAAGTVAVPAFAEVLVRGGSSGSGSGSVELVLGSGADAQVVYSGSLAAGEELRIFVDASLVEVYRSGSVATTLRAYPAPGEEWQLTLPDGATADVWELSLSA, via the coding sequence TTGACGGACCTTGCACTCTCTTCCTCACTGGCTATGGCGGCGACGCACCCGGATCCGGCGTTCCCGCGATTCCATCCGCGTCCTGCGCAGGGCTGGATCAACGATCCCAACGGCATCAGCTACATCAACGGCCGGTACCACGTGTTCTTCCAGTACAACCCGTCGTCAGCGCGGCATTCGCAAATCAACTGGGGGCACGTGAGCTCCGGCGATTTAGTGCGGTGGGAAGAGCACCCCGTGGCGCTTTCTCCTCAAGCGGGCGGCCCCGACTCCGCCGGATGCTGGACGGGCGTAGTCACCTCGGACGGTGGCGTGCCCACCGCCGCCTACTCCGGGATCAAGGACCACGGCGGTCACTCGCAGGTGGTGATCGCACGCGGGTCTGCTGATCTGGTGACGTGGGAGCAGGACGGGCATGTGGCTGCGTCCATGCCTGAGGATCCGCTGGTAACCGCAGTCCGCGACCCCTTCATCTTCCGCTTCAACGGCGCCCGCTATGCCATGCAGGGTGCGGGGCTCTCCGACGGGCGCGCGGCGTTGCTGCTGTACACGGTGGAGTCCCTTGACGACTGGAAGTACCAAGGGATTTGGCTGACCACCGCTGATCCCGTGGCTGCTGTGCATACGCCGGCCGAGATCTGGGAATGCCCGCAGTTGGTGGAGGTGCCCCTCTCTTCTGGTGGCTCCACCTGGGTCATGATGTTCTCCCTGTGGCTCTCCGGCGACGACCATGAGCACGCCAATGGGGTGGGCTACCTGACCGGCTCCCTGTCCGCGGATCCTGTCACGGGGTTGCCCGTGTTTGCTCCGGCCTCGGGTGGGAAGGCGGACCTTGGCCGCGACTTCTACGCACCGCAGATTGTGCAGCTGGCCTACTCTGCCGGGTCTGCTGCTGCTCCTGCTGCTTTGTTGTGGGGGTGGGCCAATGAAGGTCCCGGACGCGACGGTCGCCGTGGACGCACCCAGGAAGAAATCGACGACGCCGGGTGGTCGGGTGTCCTGACGCATCCCCGCGTTTTGTCCGTGGTTGACGGGGCGCTGGCTGTCACTCCTGCGCCGGAGGTTGAGGCGTACCGGGGTGCTGCTGTGGCTGAGGGGGCTGCCGGCACCGTTGCTGTGCCTGCGTTTGCCGAGGTACTGGTTCGGGGTGGTTCTTCCGGTTCTGGTTCCGGCTCTGTGGAGCTGGTGCTTGGTTCGGGTGCCGATGCTCAAGTGGTCTACTCGGGTTCCCTTGCTGCAGGGGAGGAGCTCCGCATCTTCGTCGACGCTTCCCTCGTGGAGGTCTACCGTTCCGGTTCCGTCGCCACCACCCTTCGGGCCTACCCGGCTCCGGGTGAGGAATGGCAGCTCACCTTGCCCGACGGCGCGACTGCCGACGTATGGGAGTTGAGCCTTTCCGCATAG
- a CDS encoding carbohydrate ABC transporter permease, with protein MTTIQERVTTTAPVVKRKKRDWSVAIRVVVLLIASVFVLGPVLWTLSTSLRPPSESFQLPPAFLPLNPDFTSYEQVFKQLNIVLLVLNSALVTGLIAVGQMITAALAGYAFAHLKFRGRGALFSIVLATMMVPAQVTIVPVFMLIRGVGLSDTLLALIIPAIPTAFGTFLMRQYFMGLPGELAEAAAIDGASPWRTFRSVYAPLAMPGLAIVGILAFNFHWNEFFRPLIMTISEQNFTLPLGLVSLQGNLGTGSISVVLAGVVLSMIPALVVFMFGQRALQDGLTAGTGK; from the coding sequence ATGACTACCATTCAAGAACGTGTCACCACCACGGCGCCTGTAGTGAAGCGGAAGAAGCGCGACTGGTCAGTGGCCATCCGCGTCGTTGTCTTGCTGATCGCGTCCGTCTTTGTCCTGGGGCCGGTGTTGTGGACGCTGTCCACCTCGCTGCGACCGCCGTCGGAATCCTTCCAGCTGCCGCCGGCATTCCTTCCGCTGAACCCGGACTTCACCTCCTACGAGCAAGTGTTCAAGCAGCTCAACATCGTGCTGCTGGTGCTGAACAGCGCGCTGGTGACCGGCTTGATCGCGGTGGGGCAGATGATCACCGCCGCACTGGCAGGGTACGCGTTTGCGCATCTTAAGTTCCGGGGGCGGGGTGCCCTGTTCTCGATCGTGTTGGCCACCATGATGGTGCCCGCCCAGGTGACCATCGTGCCCGTGTTCATGCTGATCCGTGGCGTGGGCCTCTCGGACACGCTGCTCGCGCTGATCATTCCGGCCATCCCGACGGCGTTCGGTACCTTCCTGATGCGCCAATACTTCATGGGGTTGCCGGGTGAGCTCGCTGAAGCGGCTGCGATCGACGGCGCCTCGCCGTGGCGGACCTTCCGCTCCGTGTATGCGCCTCTGGCCATGCCGGGCCTGGCGATCGTGGGCATCCTGGCGTTCAACTTCCACTGGAACGAGTTCTTCAGGCCCCTCATCATGACCATCTCCGAGCAGAACTTCACCCTCCCGCTGGGCTTGGTCTCACTCCAAGGCAACCTCGGCACCGGAAGCATCTCGGTGGTCCTGGCCGGTGTTGTGCTCTCCATGATTCCCGCGCTGGTGGTGTTCATGTTCGGTCAGCGTGCGCTCCAGGACGGGCTCACCGCGGGCACGGGCAAATAG
- a CDS encoding carbohydrate ABC transporter permease yields MSTATSTPTGTGSEPGRRQAAHKNGQISKRGRVQQRWLPWAFLAPTIVGMGIFTLLPIVASIALAFFRWDIISAPTFVGFDNFAEVVQDPTVRVSFLNTIVFVVVAVALQLGLALGLAIMVQEKLPAWLRVFFRSAFFFPLILSAASVSIFMRYLFNEQFGVVNWLLSIVGIPAVPWLTTPTGSAAVVILVYVWQNFGFSFLLFIGGLASIPVETYEAASIDGATGWRKHWFVTLPLLSPTTLVASVMAIINALQVFDQPYVLTRGGPGDSTRTAVMVIFESAFQRLEFGEASAIGVILTLIIMGITAAQFRLSKRFVFYQ; encoded by the coding sequence ATGAGCACCGCCACCAGTACTCCCACAGGCACGGGGAGCGAGCCGGGTCGTCGCCAGGCCGCCCATAAGAACGGACAAATCTCCAAGCGCGGCCGCGTCCAACAACGCTGGCTGCCGTGGGCCTTCCTGGCCCCGACCATCGTGGGCATGGGCATCTTTACCCTCCTGCCGATCGTCGCTTCAATTGCGCTCGCCTTCTTCCGCTGGGACATCATCTCGGCGCCGACGTTCGTGGGTTTCGATAACTTCGCCGAGGTGGTCCAGGACCCCACAGTCCGGGTCTCGTTCCTGAACACCATCGTGTTCGTTGTGGTGGCAGTGGCTCTCCAACTCGGACTGGCGTTGGGCCTGGCGATCATGGTGCAGGAGAAGCTCCCGGCCTGGCTCAGGGTGTTCTTCCGCTCCGCCTTCTTTTTCCCGCTGATCCTGTCTGCGGCATCGGTATCGATCTTCATGCGCTACCTCTTCAACGAGCAATTCGGCGTGGTGAACTGGTTGCTTTCCATCGTTGGCATCCCAGCGGTCCCGTGGCTGACGACGCCAACCGGGTCTGCCGCCGTCGTGATTCTTGTGTACGTGTGGCAGAACTTCGGGTTCTCGTTCCTGCTGTTCATCGGTGGCCTGGCCTCCATTCCGGTGGAGACGTACGAGGCCGCGTCGATTGATGGTGCGACGGGTTGGCGCAAGCACTGGTTCGTTACGCTGCCCCTGCTCAGCCCCACCACTTTGGTGGCCTCGGTCATGGCGATCATCAACGCGCTGCAAGTGTTCGACCAGCCCTACGTGCTCACCCGCGGCGGCCCCGGCGACTCGACACGCACAGCCGTGATGGTCATCTTCGAGTCCGCGTTCCAGCGCCTTGAGTTCGGCGAGGCCTCGGCGATCGGCGTGATCCTGACGCTCATCATCATGGGCATCACCGCCGCGCAATTCCGGCTCAGCAAACGATTCGTCTTCTACCAGTAA
- a CDS encoding ABC transporter substrate-binding protein → MSGTNGALRQFTRRSALTALGAGIVGVTAASWPRLTGADIPGRGDNSLSIAIMGTAADAAARQKVIDAFAKVHPEIKVKVQAIQAVDWKDFFTKILTMVAAGTPPDVVYVATEGAQLFAEKLAHPLDEYLRRDADHMKEYFEDVHPSLVEAFMYKGSLFQLPIDWNAANMYYNATALTKAGLERPSDNWTHTDFRSTLAAMKKANPKDFTPYYWTNRLFGGVVPWLYANDTSFLKETKSPGGEWLWDGFYANDPSRSLRSGGYQWLEPNADDPRVFESFDYLRGLVKDGLGVRPEEGGGSALIGLFASNRIGTTPAGGYWVQGLHEAGMTENDFDVQFFPKWRTQRHQFGTAGYAIMKTAKDKDAAWEWVKFSSSREAMQIVFPTPNTTPARRSMVNEQLYAGTGPRNWKVFYDTLDKFPTTGPIPAPPQQAAVETALMKNVSLAVSGDERQLKDALTSMQRDLEIALRRQP, encoded by the coding sequence ATGTCGGGAACCAATGGGGCTTTGCGTCAATTCACACGCAGAAGTGCCCTCACAGCCCTCGGCGCCGGGATTGTTGGAGTAACCGCGGCGTCGTGGCCGCGTTTGACCGGGGCGGACATCCCCGGCCGGGGAGACAACAGCCTCAGCATCGCCATCATGGGCACCGCAGCAGACGCTGCAGCCCGTCAAAAGGTCATCGATGCCTTTGCCAAAGTCCACCCCGAAATCAAGGTCAAGGTCCAGGCGATCCAGGCTGTGGACTGGAAGGACTTCTTCACCAAGATCCTCACCATGGTGGCCGCAGGGACCCCGCCGGACGTGGTGTACGTGGCCACGGAAGGCGCCCAGCTCTTCGCAGAAAAACTCGCCCACCCGCTGGATGAGTACCTGCGCCGGGACGCGGACCACATGAAGGAATACTTCGAGGACGTCCACCCCAGCCTGGTGGAAGCATTCATGTACAAAGGCAGCCTGTTCCAGCTCCCCATCGACTGGAACGCCGCCAACATGTACTACAACGCCACTGCGCTCACCAAGGCGGGACTGGAGCGGCCCTCAGACAACTGGACGCACACCGACTTCCGCAGCACCCTCGCTGCCATGAAGAAGGCCAACCCCAAGGACTTCACCCCCTACTACTGGACCAACCGCCTCTTCGGTGGAGTGGTGCCGTGGCTCTACGCCAATGACACCAGCTTCCTCAAGGAAACCAAGTCCCCGGGCGGCGAATGGTTGTGGGACGGCTTCTACGCCAACGACCCCTCACGCAGCCTCCGCTCCGGCGGCTACCAGTGGCTGGAACCCAACGCCGATGATCCCCGGGTCTTCGAATCCTTCGACTACCTCCGCGGACTGGTCAAGGACGGACTGGGTGTCCGGCCTGAGGAAGGCGGCGGCAGCGCGCTGATCGGCCTCTTCGCCTCCAACAGGATAGGTACGACGCCGGCGGGCGGCTATTGGGTCCAAGGCCTCCACGAGGCGGGGATGACCGAAAACGACTTCGACGTTCAGTTCTTCCCCAAATGGCGCACCCAGCGGCACCAGTTCGGTACAGCCGGGTACGCGATCATGAAGACCGCCAAGGACAAGGACGCGGCCTGGGAATGGGTGAAGTTCAGCTCCAGCCGCGAAGCCATGCAGATCGTCTTCCCCACACCGAACACCACACCCGCCCGGCGCTCCATGGTCAACGAACAGCTTTACGCAGGAACCGGTCCGCGGAACTGGAAGGTCTTCTACGACACCCTGGACAAGTTCCCCACCACAGGGCCCATTCCAGCGCCACCCCAGCAGGCCGCCGTCGAAACCGCCCTCATGAAAAACGTCAGCCTGGCCGTCAGCGGGGACGAGCGCCAACTCAAGGACGCCCTGACCTCCATGCAGCGTGACCTCGAAATTGCCCTGAGGAGGCAGCCATGA
- a CDS encoding phosphatase PAP2 family protein yields MSSQQFRTSGRSSKRPLQQRDAGIGTGFLFILATIASVVGLAATYYFFVRTTMGQFIDESALVEATVLGGTAGRASTEFLDMLPMLSLAIAAIMVLFVTIARRRWRAAGIAVAACIAANAATQILKFIIPDRPDRGVQTLELNSLPSGHTTLAASAAAAVFLMVSPRWRPLAGFLGSTFAVATGVSTLINQWHRPADVVAAFLVVGAVMLPAGWLILRTGTSWNVWKGYGEHWAASRLWVWLTVTALVVAGVVAGYSLLQVMPGLSTDSTIDYFWAGTAFIVIAGYLSALGGTWLFGLAARKN; encoded by the coding sequence ATGAGTTCCCAGCAATTCCGCACCAGCGGGAGGTCGAGCAAACGGCCGCTTCAACAGCGCGACGCAGGCATTGGAACAGGATTCCTTTTCATCCTGGCCACCATCGCCAGCGTGGTGGGCCTGGCCGCGACGTACTACTTCTTTGTGCGCACCACCATGGGCCAGTTCATCGACGAGTCAGCGCTCGTTGAAGCCACCGTGCTGGGCGGAACAGCCGGCAGGGCCTCTACGGAGTTCCTGGACATGCTGCCCATGCTTTCGCTGGCGATCGCCGCCATCATGGTGCTCTTCGTGACCATCGCCCGCCGCCGCTGGAGGGCCGCCGGCATCGCCGTGGCCGCATGCATCGCCGCCAACGCAGCCACGCAGATCCTCAAATTCATCATCCCGGACCGCCCCGATCGCGGCGTCCAAACCCTGGAACTGAACTCACTTCCCTCGGGGCACACCACCCTTGCCGCATCCGCTGCCGCGGCCGTGTTCCTCATGGTGTCGCCGCGCTGGCGCCCCTTGGCCGGGTTCCTCGGCAGCACCTTCGCCGTCGCCACCGGAGTCTCCACGCTCATCAACCAATGGCACCGCCCGGCCGACGTCGTAGCGGCCTTCCTGGTAGTAGGTGCCGTCATGCTCCCCGCGGGGTGGCTCATCCTCCGCACAGGGACCAGCTGGAACGTATGGAAGGGATACGGCGAGCACTGGGCCGCATCCCGGCTGTGGGTATGGCTCACGGTAACCGCACTGGTGGTGGCGGGTGTTGTTGCCGGCTACTCGCTGCTGCAGGTCATGCCCGGCTTGAGCACCGACAGCACCATCGACTACTTCTGGGCCGGCACGGCCTTCATTGTGATCGCCGGCTACCTGTCAGCACTGGGCGGCACGTGGCTCTTCGGTCTGGCTGCGCGGAAGAACTAA